One region of Oxalobacteraceae bacterium OTU3CAMAD1 genomic DNA includes:
- a CDS encoding TonB-dependent receptor gives MSNFANKRSKTAAFPLKPVAAGCALFVAAFASPAYAQTTADAPAATEAPIASVVVSGIRRGIEGAISVKKDSSSIVEAISAEDIGKLPDVSIAESISRLPGLAAQRVAGRAQVISVRGLSPDFSTTLLNGREQVSTGDNRSVEFDQYPSELMSGVTVYKTPDAGLVGQGLSGTIDMQTVRPLNFSNRTVAFNARGEKNSLGKIGNAKDTGSRFSASYIDQFANRTIGIALGYARLETPILSNETGLYEPWKRDARNGLPAGTFASNGIKAVARSGENQRDGVMGVLQYRPNKQWTSILDVYASRFKAEETANQLEISLEQGESNYNPVQVNNGTIAGGTLNNVRPLVRGMYNKRKDDIRALGWSNEFRNSDFTIFADLNYSKAKRNETGLENNLQYSNGGASALLDKVSLGYGNGGYSRLTTGLDYSNPANLFVGNTIYGSGYGKVPSVEDELKGAKLTANVRAGGDLEKVFSSFDFGVNYADRSKSKRQAEGAINLVGAPIAVPGSLQYGNVDLGFAGAGSIPTWNVPGMVSQFMSFQPSEDLTYLIPKAWTVNEKVVTSFAKANIETELSPTVSLRGNVGVQMQNTTQSSDSRYVDNSAPAGSQIKPVHDGKSYTDFLPSLNLAFGFEHDQTVRFGLAKQLARPRVDQLRSALEINVDTAKREPSASGGNARLDPWRAKAVDISYEKYFAKKAYVAAAAFFKKLDTYIFTQTKEYDFSNYFPAGFVTADGLPLARRTGNYTAAYNGNGGILKGVELSGSMPLNMLTPVLDGFGVSASATYTDSKIAIEDPSGSIGSNIPLPGLSKRTTNLTAYYEKNGFETRISQRRRSDFVGEIGNFSNDRALRYVVGENVVDFQIGYTFNSGAMKGVGLVLQVNNLRNAAYETYNGDRAQQLEYAKYGRTVIAGMNYKF, from the coding sequence ATGAGTAATTTCGCAAATAAGCGCAGCAAGACCGCTGCATTTCCATTAAAGCCGGTCGCAGCGGGGTGTGCTTTGTTTGTGGCGGCGTTCGCCAGCCCGGCATACGCGCAAACCACCGCCGATGCGCCGGCGGCGACCGAGGCGCCGATCGCGTCCGTCGTCGTGTCCGGTATCCGTCGCGGTATCGAGGGCGCCATCTCGGTCAAGAAGGATTCCAGTTCCATCGTTGAGGCCATCTCGGCCGAAGACATCGGCAAACTGCCGGACGTTTCCATCGCCGAGTCGATCTCGCGCCTGCCAGGCCTGGCCGCCCAGCGCGTCGCCGGCCGTGCCCAGGTCATCAGCGTTCGCGGCCTGTCGCCCGACTTCTCGACCACCTTGTTGAACGGCCGCGAGCAGGTCAGCACCGGCGACAACCGCAGCGTCGAATTCGATCAATACCCGTCCGAGCTGATGAGCGGCGTGACCGTGTACAAAACGCCTGACGCCGGCCTCGTCGGCCAGGGCCTGTCCGGCACCATCGACATGCAAACCGTGCGTCCGCTGAACTTCTCCAACCGCACCGTGGCGTTCAACGCCCGTGGCGAAAAGAATTCGCTGGGCAAGATCGGCAACGCCAAGGACACCGGCAGCCGCTTCAGCGCCAGCTACATCGACCAGTTCGCCAACCGCACGATCGGTATCGCGCTCGGCTACGCGCGCCTGGAAACCCCGATCCTGTCCAATGAAACCGGCCTGTACGAGCCATGGAAACGCGACGCGCGCAACGGCCTGCCGGCCGGCACCTTCGCATCGAACGGCATCAAGGCCGTGGCCCGCAGCGGCGAGAACCAGCGCGACGGCGTGATGGGGGTACTGCAATACCGTCCTAATAAACAATGGACCAGTATCCTGGACGTGTACGCGTCGCGCTTCAAGGCCGAGGAAACCGCCAACCAGCTGGAAATCTCGCTGGAGCAGGGCGAGTCGAACTACAACCCGGTCCAGGTCAACAACGGCACCATCGCCGGCGGCACGCTCAACAACGTGCGCCCGCTGGTGCGCGGCATGTACAACAAGCGTAAGGATGACATCCGCGCGCTGGGTTGGAGCAACGAATTCCGCAACAGCGACTTCACTATCTTCGCCGACCTGAACTACTCGAAAGCCAAGCGCAACGAAACCGGCCTGGAAAACAATCTGCAGTACAGCAATGGCGGCGCCTCGGCCCTGCTCGACAAGGTCAGCCTTGGCTACGGCAACGGCGGCTACTCGCGCCTGACCACTGGCCTCGATTACAGCAACCCGGCCAACCTGTTCGTCGGCAACACCATCTACGGCTCCGGCTACGGCAAGGTGCCAAGCGTGGAAGACGAGCTGAAGGGCGCCAAGCTGACCGCCAACGTGCGTGCCGGCGGCGATCTGGAAAAAGTGTTCTCCAGCTTCGACTTCGGTGTCAACTACGCCGACCGCAGCAAGAGCAAGCGACAGGCGGAAGGCGCCATCAACCTGGTCGGCGCGCCGATCGCGGTGCCGGGCAGCCTGCAATATGGCAATGTGGACCTCGGCTTCGCCGGCGCCGGTTCGATTCCGACCTGGAACGTGCCGGGCATGGTTAGCCAGTTCATGTCGTTCCAGCCGAGCGAAGACCTGACCTACCTGATCCCGAAAGCATGGACGGTCAACGAGAAAGTCGTGACCAGCTTCGCCAAGGCCAACATCGAGACGGAATTGAGCCCGACGGTGAGCCTGCGCGGTAACGTTGGCGTGCAGATGCAGAACACCACGCAGTCGTCCGACTCGCGTTACGTCGACAACAGCGCCCCGGCCGGCAGCCAGATCAAGCCTGTGCATGACGGCAAGAGCTACACCGACTTCCTGCCGAGCCTGAACCTGGCGTTCGGTTTCGAACACGACCAGACCGTGCGTTTCGGCCTGGCCAAGCAACTGGCGCGCCCGCGGGTGGACCAGCTGCGTTCGGCGCTGGAAATCAACGTCGACACCGCCAAGCGCGAGCCTAGCGCCAGCGGCGGCAACGCCCGACTGGACCCATGGCGCGCCAAGGCGGTCGACATTTCGTACGAGAAGTATTTCGCCAAGAAGGCGTATGTCGCCGCCGCCGCGTTCTTCAAGAAGCTGGATACCTACATCTTCACGCAGACCAAGGAATACGATTTCTCCAACTACTTCCCGGCAGGTTTCGTGACGGCGGATGGTCTGCCGCTGGCCCGCCGCACCGGTAACTACACCGCCGCCTACAATGGCAACGGTGGCATCCTGAAGGGTGTTGAGTTGTCCGGTTCGATGCCGCTGAACATGCTGACCCCGGTGCTCGACGGCTTCGGTGTGAGCGCCAGCGCCACCTACACCGATAGCAAGATCGCCATTGAAGATCCAAGCGGCAGCATTGGTTCGAATATCCCGCTGCCGGGCCTGTCGAAGCGCACCACCAACCTGACCGCTTACTACGAGAAGAATGGTTTCGAAACCCGCATCAGCCAGCGTCGTCGTTCCGATTTCGTCGGCGAGATCGGCAATTTCTCGAACGACCGCGCGCTGCGCTACGTCGTCGGTGAGAACGTCGTCGACTTCCAGATCGGCTACACGTTCAACAGCGGCGCCATGAAGGGTGTTGGCTTGGTTCTGCAGGTCAACAACCTGCGCAACGCCGCGTATGAAACGTATAACGGCGATCGCGCCCAGCAGCTGGAATACGCGAAGTATGGCCGCACCGTGATCGCAGGCATGAACTACAAGTTCTAA
- a CDS encoding M2 family metallopeptidase: MHLTPKIISTLLAASAMTAVSVTALAAPAKKPTVAEAERFLADTEERLNKLNNEQARGAWVGSNFITDDTEAITSYFAERYLTASGEAAIGARRFNGLKLPAESARKLMLLQQTLVFADPKEREQYAQLQAALNGAYGKAKYCVKKDDGTGDACMALGEMEKVLANSRDEPKLKEMWLGWHAQSPSYKDKYTEYIALSNKGAKQMGFADTGAMWRAQYDMPPEAFAAEMERLWQQVKPLYESLHTYTRYKLRETYGPDVVPLTGPIPSHLFGNMWSQSWDNLYPILKPKTGASGYDLTKVLEARKTDAKQMTQYAERFYTSLGMQKLPATFWERSLLTKPRDRDVVCHASAWPLNEKDDVRIKMCITPTAEDFTVIHHELGHVYYFLAYNKQPFMFRNGANDGFHEAIGDTVALSITPDYLKKVSLMDQAPPADADIGDLLNRALAKVAFLPFAYSVDKWRWDVYAGKTKPEDFDKTWWQLREQYMGVKRPAAIAPGGFDAGAKYHVAADVPYARYFLAHMLQFQFHRALCREAGYTGPLNRCSVYDNAKAGAKLQQMLAMGASKPWPEALKAISGEDKIDGGALLEYFAPLKTWLDQQNAAFAAAQKQ; encoded by the coding sequence ATGCACTTGACACCAAAAATTATCAGCACGCTGCTGGCGGCTTCCGCCATGACAGCCGTCAGCGTTACCGCGCTGGCCGCCCCCGCAAAAAAACCGACCGTCGCCGAAGCGGAACGCTTTTTGGCCGACACGGAAGAACGCCTCAATAAACTGAACAACGAACAGGCGCGCGGCGCCTGGGTCGGTTCCAACTTCATCACCGACGACACGGAAGCGATCACCTCCTACTTCGCCGAACGCTATTTGACGGCGTCCGGCGAGGCGGCGATCGGCGCGCGCCGTTTCAACGGCCTGAAACTGCCGGCGGAATCGGCGCGCAAGCTGATGCTGCTGCAGCAAACGCTGGTCTTCGCCGATCCGAAGGAACGCGAACAATACGCCCAATTGCAGGCGGCACTGAACGGCGCCTACGGCAAAGCCAAATACTGCGTCAAGAAGGACGACGGCACCGGCGACGCCTGCATGGCGCTGGGCGAGATGGAAAAGGTACTGGCCAACAGCCGCGATGAGCCCAAGCTCAAAGAGATGTGGCTGGGCTGGCACGCGCAATCGCCGTCGTACAAGGACAAGTACACTGAATACATCGCGCTGTCGAACAAGGGCGCCAAGCAGATGGGCTTTGCCGACACGGGCGCCATGTGGCGCGCGCAGTACGACATGCCGCCGGAAGCCTTCGCCGCCGAGATGGAGCGCCTGTGGCAGCAGGTCAAACCGCTGTACGAGTCGCTGCACACCTACACCCGCTACAAGCTGCGCGAAACCTACGGCCCGGACGTGGTGCCGCTGACCGGTCCCATCCCGTCCCACCTGTTCGGCAATATGTGGAGCCAGAGCTGGGACAATCTATACCCGATCCTCAAACCGAAAACCGGCGCCAGCGGCTACGACCTGACCAAGGTGCTGGAAGCGCGCAAGACCGACGCCAAGCAGATGACGCAGTACGCCGAGCGTTTCTACACGTCGCTGGGCATGCAGAAGCTGCCGGCCACGTTCTGGGAACGTTCGCTGCTGACCAAGCCGCGCGACCGCGACGTCGTCTGCCACGCCTCCGCCTGGCCGTTGAACGAAAAGGACGATGTGCGCATCAAGATGTGCATCACGCCGACGGCCGAGGACTTCACCGTTATCCACCACGAGCTGGGTCACGTGTACTACTTCCTGGCGTATAACAAGCAGCCCTTCATGTTCCGCAATGGCGCCAACGACGGCTTCCATGAAGCCATCGGCGACACCGTCGCGCTGTCGATCACGCCCGATTACCTGAAGAAGGTCAGCCTGATGGACCAGGCGCCGCCAGCGGACGCCGACATCGGCGACCTGTTGAACCGCGCGCTGGCCAAGGTCGCGTTCCTGCCGTTCGCCTATTCGGTGGACAAATGGCGTTGGGACGTTTATGCCGGCAAGACCAAGCCGGAGGACTTCGATAAAACCTGGTGGCAGCTGCGCGAGCAGTACATGGGCGTGAAGCGTCCGGCGGCGATCGCGCCGGGTGGATTCGACGCCGGCGCCAAGTACCACGTGGCGGCCGACGTGCCGTATGCGCGCTACTTCCTGGCGCACATGCTGCAGTTCCAGTTCCACCGCGCGTTGTGCCGCGAGGCCGGTTATACCGGTCCGCTGAACCGCTGCTCGGTGTACGACAACGCCAAGGCCGGCGCCAAGCTGCAGCAGATGCTGGCGATGGGCGCCAGCAAGCCATGGCCGGAAGCGCTGAAGGCGATATCGGGCGAAGACAAGATCGACGGCGGCGCGCTGCTGGAGTACTTCGCGCCGCTGAAGACGTGGCTGGACCAGCAGAACGCGGCATTCGCCGCCGCCCAAAAGCAGTAA
- a CDS encoding DUF5110 domain-containing protein, whose amino-acid sequence MPLALFTLFAAHVPSALAQNAGRIFASAKLHGGFMEVRASDGVYLIKPYTRSIIETTFIPEGETADPDSHAVVLAPAAVTTSFSDKGNKIEYATPGLVVTVTKSPFQISYAYKGKQLVAEKKGYMKVTDDVATGSKDINKGEPRVLEAIEFALDKDEALYGAGARAVGMNRRGNRFTLYNKADYGYGATSKQLNYGMPIALSSKLYALHFDNTRTGYLDFDSKKDNSLRWETIGGRKTYQIVAGDKWEDVVDNYTYLTGKQPIPPRWAFGNFAMRFGYHSETEARAVVDKFIADDIPLDAIVFDLYWFGKDVKGTMGNLAWDADNFPNPIGMISDFKQKGVQTVVISEPFIVDTSSRWKEAVDKKILGTDASGKPLAYDFFFGHTGLIDIFGQPGKDWLWNIYRDLRLQGVTGVWGDLGEPELHPTEMRHATGSADEVHNIYGHQWAKLVAEGYEKDFPTERPFILMRAGYSGTQRYGIIPWSGDVDRSWAGLQSQPEISLQMGMQGAGYMHSDLGGFANPVLDNELYARWLQYGVFQPVFRPHAQEEVPSEPIFRDDKTKALARDAIRMRYRLLPYNYTLAFDNNQKGLPLMRPMVYEEPGNAKVRAMSSTYLWGKDFLVTPVMKAGATKADVYFPATAAWFDFYTGERQAGGATRSVKLSPDHVPVYVRAGAFIPMTRVVQTTRDYTTKNIELHYYHDASVKTATGKLYDDDGLTAQAFEHGKYELVTFTSKVARRGLSISIDSAIGDNYRRPERSVDLTVHNVGAKPASVRVDGKVTTFAWDAGSKLLTLVLPPNAMPSRTVSIAL is encoded by the coding sequence TTGCCATTAGCCCTGTTCACCCTGTTTGCCGCCCACGTCCCGTCCGCGCTGGCGCAAAACGCCGGCCGCATTTTCGCCAGCGCCAAACTCCATGGCGGCTTTATGGAAGTGCGCGCCAGTGACGGCGTGTACCTGATCAAGCCCTACACCCGCAGCATCATCGAAACCACCTTCATCCCCGAGGGCGAAACGGCCGATCCGGATTCGCACGCGGTGGTGCTGGCGCCGGCGGCGGTGACCACCTCGTTCTCGGACAAGGGCAACAAGATCGAATACGCGACACCCGGCCTGGTGGTCACGGTCACCAAGTCGCCCTTCCAGATCTCTTACGCGTACAAGGGCAAGCAACTGGTCGCAGAAAAGAAGGGCTACATGAAGGTCACCGACGATGTCGCGACCGGCAGCAAGGATATCAACAAGGGCGAGCCGCGCGTGTTAGAGGCGATCGAATTCGCGCTCGATAAGGACGAAGCCTTGTACGGCGCCGGCGCGCGCGCGGTCGGCATGAACCGGCGCGGCAACCGCTTCACGCTGTATAACAAGGCGGACTACGGCTACGGCGCGACATCGAAGCAGCTTAACTACGGCATGCCGATCGCGCTGTCGTCGAAACTCTATGCGCTCCACTTCGACAACACCCGCACCGGTTACCTCGATTTCGACAGCAAGAAGGACAACAGCCTGCGCTGGGAAACCATCGGCGGCCGCAAGACCTATCAAATCGTCGCCGGCGACAAATGGGAGGACGTGGTCGACAACTACACCTACCTGACCGGCAAGCAGCCGATACCGCCGCGCTGGGCCTTCGGTAACTTCGCCATGCGCTTCGGCTACCACAGCGAAACGGAAGCGCGCGCGGTGGTCGATAAATTCATCGCCGACGACATCCCGCTCGACGCCATCGTCTTCGATCTGTACTGGTTCGGCAAAGACGTCAAGGGCACGATGGGCAACCTGGCCTGGGACGCGGACAACTTCCCCAACCCGATCGGCATGATCTCGGACTTCAAGCAAAAAGGCGTGCAGACGGTGGTCATCAGCGAACCGTTCATCGTCGACACGTCCAGCCGCTGGAAGGAAGCGGTCGACAAGAAGATCCTCGGCACCGACGCCAGCGGAAAGCCGCTGGCCTACGATTTCTTCTTCGGCCATACGGGCCTGATCGACATCTTCGGCCAGCCCGGCAAGGACTGGCTGTGGAATATCTACAGGGACCTGCGCCTGCAGGGCGTGACCGGCGTCTGGGGCGACCTGGGCGAGCCGGAACTGCATCCGACCGAGATGCGCCACGCCACCGGCAGCGCCGACGAGGTCCACAACATCTACGGCCACCAGTGGGCCAAGCTGGTGGCCGAGGGCTACGAGAAGGACTTCCCCACGGAGCGCCCGTTCATCCTGATGCGCGCCGGGTATTCGGGCACGCAGCGCTACGGCATCATCCCGTGGTCCGGCGACGTCGATCGCAGCTGGGCCGGACTGCAATCGCAGCCGGAGATCTCGCTGCAAATGGGGATGCAGGGCGCAGGCTATATGCACTCGGACCTGGGCGGCTTCGCCAACCCGGTGCTGGACAACGAACTGTATGCGCGCTGGCTGCAGTACGGCGTGTTCCAGCCGGTGTTCCGTCCGCACGCGCAGGAGGAAGTGCCGTCGGAGCCGATCTTCCGCGACGACAAAACCAAGGCGCTGGCGCGCGACGCCATCCGCATGCGTTATCGCCTGCTGCCTTATAACTACACGCTCGCCTTCGACAACAACCAGAAAGGGCTGCCGCTGATGCGCCCCATGGTCTACGAGGAACCGGGCAACGCCAAGGTGCGGGCGATGTCGTCGACCTACCTGTGGGGCAAGGACTTCCTGGTCACGCCGGTGATGAAGGCCGGCGCCACCAAGGCCGATGTCTACTTCCCCGCAACCGCCGCGTGGTTCGATTTCTATACCGGCGAGCGGCAGGCCGGCGGCGCCACCCGGTCGGTGAAACTGAGCCCGGACCACGTGCCGGTGTACGTGCGCGCCGGCGCCTTCATCCCGATGACGCGCGTGGTGCAGACGACGCGCGACTACACCACCAAGAACATCGAGCTGCACTACTACCACGACGCCTCGGTGAAAACCGCCACCGGCAAACTGTATGACGACGACGGCCTGACCGCGCAGGCGTTCGAGCATGGCAAGTACGAGCTGGTGACCTTCACCAGCAAGGTGGCTCGACGCGGCCTGTCGATCAGCATCGACTCGGCCATCGGCGACAACTACCGCCGGCCGGAACGCAGCGTCGATCTGACGGTGCATAACGTCGGCGCCAAGCCGGCGTCGGTGCGTGTCGACGGCAAGGTGACGACGTTCGCCTGGGATGCCGGCAGCAAGCTGCTGACACTGGTGCTGCCACCCAACGCCATGCCTTCGAGGACCGTCTCCATCGCCCTGTAA
- a CDS encoding MFS transporter gives MKSSSSKPILSFWQLWNMSFGFFGIQFGFALQNANTSRIFSTLGANPDDLSLYWLAAPVTGLLVQPIIGYLSDNTWHPQWGRRRPFFFVGAVLASLALFLMPNSSALWMAVIVLWMLDAAINVSMEPFRAFVGDKLGPSQQTAGFAMQTFFIGWGAVIASLLPTIFADYLGVSNVPVNGAIPDTVRYSFYAGGAIYMTAVMWTVLTAKEEPPSDLEAFRAEQQRTRGLGRALTEIFSGFGKMPKTMVQLAAVQFFTWIGLFAMWIYTTNAIGENVYGTTDAQSAAFQQAGNHVGVMFAVYSGVSALAAFILPVFARHTSRKFVHMTCLAIGGASLISLFAIRDPNMAFVPMIGVGIAWASILTMPYAILAGALPANRMGYYMGVFNFFIVIPQIVSGLLLGFMTKNVFDGHAVKTLMLGGVCMLVAAILTLSVQDNADPEG, from the coding sequence ATGAAATCTTCCAGCAGCAAGCCCATACTGTCGTTCTGGCAGCTATGGAATATGAGCTTTGGCTTTTTCGGTATCCAGTTCGGCTTCGCGCTGCAGAATGCTAACACCAGCCGGATTTTCTCCACGCTCGGCGCCAATCCCGACGATTTGTCCCTGTATTGGCTGGCGGCGCCGGTCACCGGCCTGCTGGTGCAGCCGATTATCGGCTACCTGAGCGACAACACCTGGCACCCCCAGTGGGGCCGCCGCCGTCCGTTCTTCTTCGTCGGCGCCGTGCTGGCGTCCCTGGCGCTGTTCCTGATGCCGAATTCCTCTGCGCTGTGGATGGCGGTGATCGTGCTGTGGATGCTCGACGCCGCGATCAACGTGTCGATGGAACCGTTCCGCGCTTTCGTGGGCGACAAGCTCGGACCGTCGCAGCAGACCGCCGGCTTCGCGATGCAAACCTTCTTCATCGGCTGGGGCGCGGTGATCGCGTCGCTGCTGCCGACCATCTTCGCCGACTATCTGGGCGTGAGCAATGTGCCGGTCAACGGCGCCATCCCGGACACCGTGCGCTATTCGTTCTACGCGGGCGGCGCGATCTATATGACCGCCGTGATGTGGACCGTGCTGACCGCGAAGGAAGAACCGCCGAGCGACCTGGAAGCGTTCCGCGCCGAGCAGCAGCGCACGCGGGGCTTGGGCCGCGCGCTGACGGAGATCTTCAGCGGCTTTGGCAAAATGCCGAAGACGATGGTGCAGCTGGCGGCAGTGCAGTTCTTCACCTGGATCGGCCTGTTCGCGATGTGGATCTACACCACCAACGCCATCGGCGAAAACGTCTACGGCACCACCGATGCGCAATCGGCCGCCTTCCAGCAGGCCGGCAACCACGTCGGCGTGATGTTCGCCGTCTACAGCGGCGTGTCCGCGCTGGCCGCGTTCATCCTGCCGGTCTTCGCGCGCCACACCAGCCGCAAGTTCGTGCACATGACCTGCCTGGCCATCGGCGGCGCGAGCCTGATCAGCCTTTTCGCGATCCGCGATCCGAACATGGCCTTCGTGCCGATGATCGGCGTGGGCATCGCGTGGGCCAGCATCCTGACCATGCCGTACGCGATCCTGGCCGGCGCGCTGCCCGCAAACCGCATGGGCTACTACATGGGAGTGTTCAATTTCTTCATCGTGATTCCGCAGATCGTCAGCGGCCTGCTGCTCGGCTTTATGACCAAGAACGTGTTCGACGGCCACGCCGTCAAGACCCTGATGCTGGGCGGCGTGTGCATGCTGGTGGCGGCGATTCTGACCCTGTCCGTCCAGGATAACGCGGACCCGGAGGGTTGA
- a CDS encoding alpha-D-glucose phosphate-specific phosphoglucomutase, whose translation MSIQTVTTTPFPGQRPGTSGLRKKVTVFQQPSYLENFVQSVFDTLGDVAGKTLVVGGDGRFHNREAVQVILRMAAAHGFAKVLVGQGGILSTPAVSCVIRKHAALGGIVLSASHNPGGPDGDFGIKYNIANGGPAPESLTEAIYQRTESLAAYRISDAAAIDLNKIGASRIEQMDVEVIDSVADYAELMQELFDFDAIKKLFGGGFRMCFDGMSAVSGPYAKAILEGMLGAPAGTVINGEPLEDFGGHHPDPNPVNAAQLIELMAADDAPDFGAASDGDGDRNMIVGRKFDVTPSDSLAVLAANATLAPGYKAGLKGIARSMPTSQASDRVAAALGIPSFETPTGWKFFGNLLDAGQATLCGEESYGTGSDHIREKDGLWAVLFWLNLLAVTGKSVEQLVGEHWARFGRNYYSRHDYEGVPVEGANELMDSLRIKLATLKGQDLGHYVVDFADDFEYTDPIDGSVSKKQGIRIVMTNGSRIVFRLSGTGTEGATLRVYLERYEDDPAMHHLPTQQALSALILIAEQVGGIEGWTGRARPTVTT comes from the coding sequence ATGAGCATTCAGACAGTCACCACCACACCTTTCCCTGGCCAGCGGCCGGGGACTTCCGGCCTGCGGAAAAAAGTCACCGTCTTCCAGCAGCCGTCCTATCTCGAGAATTTTGTGCAAAGCGTGTTCGATACGCTGGGCGACGTCGCCGGTAAAACACTGGTGGTCGGCGGCGATGGCCGCTTCCACAACCGCGAGGCGGTGCAGGTCATCCTGCGCATGGCGGCGGCGCACGGCTTTGCCAAGGTGCTGGTGGGCCAGGGCGGCATCCTGTCGACACCAGCCGTGAGCTGTGTGATCCGCAAGCACGCCGCGCTGGGTGGCATTGTGCTGTCGGCCAGCCACAATCCGGGCGGACCGGATGGCGACTTCGGCATCAAGTACAACATCGCCAACGGCGGCCCCGCGCCGGAAAGCCTGACCGAGGCGATCTACCAGCGCACCGAATCGCTCGCCGCCTATCGCATCAGCGACGCAGCCGCCATCGACCTGAATAAAATCGGCGCCTCGCGCATCGAGCAGATGGACGTCGAAGTGATCGACTCCGTGGCCGACTACGCGGAACTGATGCAGGAACTGTTCGATTTCGACGCCATCAAAAAACTGTTCGGGGGCGGCTTCCGCATGTGCTTTGACGGCATGTCGGCCGTCTCCGGCCCTTACGCGAAAGCGATCCTGGAAGGGATGCTGGGCGCGCCGGCCGGCACCGTCATCAACGGCGAGCCGCTGGAGGACTTCGGCGGCCACCACCCGGACCCGAACCCCGTCAATGCGGCCCAGTTGATCGAGCTGATGGCCGCCGACGACGCGCCGGACTTCGGCGCCGCGTCCGACGGTGACGGCGACCGCAACATGATCGTCGGCCGCAAGTTCGACGTCACGCCGTCGGACAGCCTGGCCGTGCTGGCCGCGAATGCGACCCTGGCGCCGGGCTATAAGGCCGGCCTGAAAGGCATCGCCCGTTCGATGCCGACGTCACAGGCGTCCGACCGCGTGGCCGCCGCGCTGGGCATCCCGAGCTTCGAGACTCCGACCGGCTGGAAGTTCTTCGGCAACCTGCTCGACGCCGGCCAGGCGACGCTGTGCGGCGAGGAGAGCTACGGCACCGGCTCGGACCATATCCGCGAAAAGGACGGCCTGTGGGCCGTGCTGTTCTGGCTTAACCTGCTGGCCGTCACCGGCAAGTCGGTCGAGCAGCTGGTGGGCGAGCACTGGGCGCGCTTCGGCCGCAACTACTATTCGCGCCACGACTACGAGGGCGTGCCGGTCGAAGGCGCCAATGAGCTGATGGATTCGCTGCGCATCAAGCTGGCGACCCTGAAGGGTCAGGACCTGGGCCATTACGTGGTCGATTTCGCCGACGATTTCGAGTACACCGATCCGATCGACGGTTCGGTGTCGAAGAAGCAGGGTATCCGCATCGTCATGACCAACGGCTCGCGCATCGTGTTCCGTTTGTCGGGCACCGGTACGGAAGGCGCGACCTTGCGCGTTTATCTGGAACGCTACGAGGACGATCCGGCCATGCACCACCTGCCTACCCAGCAGGCGCTTTCCGCATTGATCTTGATCGCCGAGCAGGTTGGCGGCATTGAAGGATGGACCGGACGCGCGCGTCCGACCGTCACCACATAA